The genomic window TGTCTAGCCCTTTTTATTTAGACAACGCAGATGGATTGGAAGCATTAGAAAATGAATTTTATAACGTGAAGAATTACAACGAGGATGGCACAAATGTAAAAGGTTCTAGTGTTAGAGAACGAAACATTGTCATCAATGGTCGTATTCGATTGGATAAGGATGTTAATAGGCAAAAGTTAATTCGTTTTTTTAATCCAAAGCATAATTTCACACTTAGATATGAAAATGGTGAGGTTACACGTTATATCGATTGCAAGGTAGAAAAATCACCAGTTGTAAGCAGGCATGTGATAAATGAATTTATTATTTCGTTTTTATGCCCTAATCCTTGGTGGTACACCGAAGAACAGAAATACGAAATAGCAATGTGGGTACCAGCGTTCGAATTTGAACTTGAAATTGATGCAGAAGGTGACGGCATTGAAATGGGTTATCGTGAGCCTAACAACATTGTGAATGTCTTCAATGATAGTGATACTGCTTCACCTTTACGGATCCAATTCAAAGCTTTAGGTTCTGTTGTCCGTCCACAGATTGAAGTAGTAGATACAGGTCATATCATTATGATTGATGCAACTTTACAGGGTGGAGATATTGTCACCGTTAATACTCAAAGAGGTAATGAGTATGCCATTTTAGAACGAAACGGAACACAAATTAATTACTTTAATTATCTATCGTATGATTCAGATATTCAATTAAGTGTGGATGTCGGGGACAATTTAATTCGATATGATGCAGCCGAATTTGTATCAAATCTAGAGGTGTCCATTTACTTTACGCCTCAGTTTGTGGGGGTGTAGTGACATGCTTTATGTATGCAATGAAAATTTTGAGCGTTTAGGATATATCGGTAAGTTCTCGTATCTTCTGTGGAGGAAAAAATACGGGCCGGGTAGTGAGGCAGAATTACATGTAGATGTTACACCGAAAAATATCGAGCTATTGAAGAAGGGAAATATTATTTATCGTCAGGATGATAATGAAGCCATGTTTATTTACTATCGTCAATTTGATGATAGTTCTGGTGTAGATCAATTGGTTATCAAATGCTTTTCTCTCACACGATGGACAGACCGTAGAATCCTGTGGAAGCAATACGATTTCAATACAACACCTGAAAAGATTATGAGGCAAATTATTTCAGAAAGTATGATTAGTCCTACTGATGCAACTCGTAAAATTTCACAAGTACAATTAGCCGCGGTAAAAAATATTGGTCAAGCTATTCAACAGCAAATTTCATATAAACAGGTGTATGAGGTATGTGAAAATCTATGCACTACTCATGACGTTGGGATGCGTTGTCTATTCGATAAACGGACACTGAAATATGACTTTTATGAAGGTGCAAACAGAACTATTAACCAAATGGCAAATCCACGTATAATCCTATCTAAAAACCGTAGTAATTTATTAAAAAGAAACTATGAGGATGCTGATAACGATTTAAAAACAACTGCTCTTGTTGGAGGTGCCGGAGAGGGTTGGGCACGTAAAACAACCTCTGTAGGTGCATCGTATACAGGATTAAAACGTCGAGAAATATTTATCGATGCGAGGGAAGTTTCTGAAACAAGGGAAGTAGATGGTGAACAAATATCAATTCCATTATCAGAGTATAACGCTTTACTTGCAGCAAAAGGAAAAGAAAAATTATCCGAGTATACAGAGTTCATAGGCTTTGATTGTGAACTGGATGTAACAAAAGAAAATACAAAATACAACGAGGATTTTTTCTTAGGGGACTTAATTACAATTAAGGATGATGAATTAGGAATTTTAATGAATAGTCGTGTAATGCAAGCGGATGAGGTATTCAAAGAAGATGGTAAATCAATCTTTGTAACTGTAGGTAAGTCAGTACCAACCCTTCCACAGGCTATAAAAAGGATGGTGAAGTAATAATGTTTAGATTTGGAATGTTTAACTCTATTAATGGAGATAGACGATACAAAGCAGAGGATTTTGCACAGTATTTCGCAACATTCATCGGGAATGGTATTTTTGTTAAACCTTCTGATTGTTTACAGATTCGTGCAAATGGAGATTCAATGAGTGTATATGTTCGTCCTGGTAAAGGATGGGTCAATGGGTATTA from Lysinibacillus sp. G4S2 includes these protein-coding regions:
- a CDS encoding phage tail domain-containing protein, which encodes MIESFQSREKLIFDNHRGQTFEISVSSPFYLDNADGLEALENEFYNVKNYNEDGTNVKGSSVRERNIVINGRIRLDKDVNRQKLIRFFNPKHNFTLRYENGEVTRYIDCKVEKSPVVSRHVINEFIISFLCPNPWWYTEEQKYEIAMWVPAFEFELEIDAEGDGIEMGYREPNNIVNVFNDSDTASPLRIQFKALGSVVRPQIEVVDTGHIIMIDATLQGGDIVTVNTQRGNEYAILERNGTQINYFNYLSYDSDIQLSVDVGDNLIRYDAAEFVSNLEVSIYFTPQFVGV
- a CDS encoding siphovirus ReqiPepy6 Gp37-like family protein, giving the protein MLYVCNENFERLGYIGKFSYLLWRKKYGPGSEAELHVDVTPKNIELLKKGNIIYRQDDNEAMFIYYRQFDDSSGVDQLVIKCFSLTRWTDRRILWKQYDFNTTPEKIMRQIISESMISPTDATRKISQVQLAAVKNIGQAIQQQISYKQVYEVCENLCTTHDVGMRCLFDKRTLKYDFYEGANRTINQMANPRIILSKNRSNLLKRNYEDADNDLKTTALVGGAGEGWARKTTSVGASYTGLKRREIFIDAREVSETREVDGEQISIPLSEYNALLAAKGKEKLSEYTEFIGFDCELDVTKENTKYNEDFFLGDLITIKDDELGILMNSRVMQADEVFKEDGKSIFVTVGKSVPTLPQAIKRMVK